The nucleotide sequence TGAGTCTGAACAACGTCAGCAATTGCTGCGCTCATCACTCAATCATTGGCAGAAAGCCTCAGCTTTGCGGCCGTTATGGCCGTACTACCAGCTTGGCGCGCTTGATATCGAGGTCATACTCGATCAGCCTGCTGCGCAAATCCAGTCACGCATTACATGGGTTATCAGCCTGACTCCTAATGAACGAGGTCTGGATAAATCGTTGTTGGAGCTAGCAGTCTTTTCCTGGGAAAAGTTAACGCAGGGGCAAAAAGATTGGATGTTAAAGCGCTTAAAACTGCTAAATCACAGCGAGTTGCTATTTGTCCTTGAAGCGGCAGAAAAGGTAAATAAAAAGGCGCTGTTATGCGCCTATTTGCCGTTTACGAAAATACGTCGCTACTGTCGCTAATACGTTTAGGCCGTTAGGGCTTACGAAACTTCAGCGTCATACGATCGCTTTCGCCAATCGCAAGAAATTTCTCTTTATCAACATCACCCAGTCGTAACGATGGTGGTAGCGTCCAAACGCCTTTCGGGTGGTTTTTAGTATCTTTACTGTTCGCGTTCACTTCGGAACCCGCAATAAATTCAAACCCGGCTTTTTCGGCCAGTTCTTTTACATACGTTTCACTGACATAACCGGACTGAACCATTTTTTCGTAAGAAAATGAATCAGGCGCTCTGTGTTCTACCACACCCAGAATACCGCCGGATTTTAATGCCTTAAAGGCTGCATTAAAAACGGCTTGCTCCTGTTGGTTACGCATCCAGTTATGCACATTACGAAAGGTCAGTACTTTATCGGCACTGCCATCGTCAGCCATTTTCAGGTGTTTTGGCGGTTCCAGCTGAGTGATCTGGATATTGCCGT is from Bacterioplanoides sp. SCSIO 12839 and encodes:
- a CDS encoding class I SAM-dependent methyltransferase: MKLTLLLSAALVLSGNSLAQQAPTALDIGDQSHRSEQQRNRDQFRHPAETLAFFDIKPSDTVVEIWPGGGWYSEILAPLLKDNGQLIAAHWPTDSKVGFFRRLRGEFESKFLTKPERYGNIQITQLEPPKHLKMADDGSADKVLTFRNVHNWMRNQQEQAVFNAAFKALKSGGILGVVEHRAPDSFSYEKMVQSGYVSETYVKELAEKAGFEFIAGSEVNANSKDTKNHPKGVWTLPPSLRLGDVDKEKFLAIGESDRMTLKFRKP